From Bacteroidota bacterium, the proteins below share one genomic window:
- a CDS encoding PQQ-dependent sugar dehydrogenase, with amino-acid sequence MKKLLLITPVIFFLTFSLSYSQYTLQNVFSSTSFVNPLEAAIPTDGTDRLFIVGQRGVIKVVYPSSPSTPGKTFLDISDKVYPSTLEPGLLGLAFHPNYASNGYFYVYYNPASSNTTEIIARYQVSPTNPDSALKSSEFIVLTNTMSASSHFGGKIAFGRDNYLYIAWGMGTGQNDPPNNAQNLALLLGKILRINVDVPSGGLNYSIPPDNPFVDSTGTQRKEIYAWGFRNPWKFNFDSTGRMWCADVGQGSYEEIDIVNKGKNYGWRIMEGNHCFNPATNCDTNGLVKPIFEYPHSDGLSINGGYVSYGNSLPNLKGKYIYGDWSSKKVWALTYDGINPTTTQLLTTAAANIASFGMDKNKNIYVLCTGDSKVYKLVDNTVSAEPYETNLPSEYLLKQNYPNPFNPVTYIQFNLKEKSYIRLEVFNLEGKQVGVILNENKDAGEYGVRFDAANYPSGIYYYKLTAQGTSGSSFVSTKKMVLLK; translated from the coding sequence AACCCGCTTGAAGCAGCAATCCCGACTGACGGTACGGACAGGCTCTTTATAGTGGGGCAGCGAGGCGTAATAAAAGTTGTTTATCCGTCTTCACCTTCAACTCCGGGAAAAACATTTCTGGATATATCTGATAAAGTATATCCTTCAACTCTGGAGCCGGGGCTTCTAGGACTGGCATTTCATCCGAACTATGCAAGCAACGGTTATTTTTATGTTTACTACAATCCCGCAAGCAGCAATACAACTGAAATTATTGCGCGCTATCAGGTAAGCCCGACAAATCCTGATTCTGCATTAAAGTCATCTGAGTTTATCGTTTTGACAAATACAATGTCAGCATCATCGCATTTCGGCGGCAAGATTGCATTCGGAAGAGATAACTATCTGTATATTGCATGGGGAATGGGCACGGGACAGAATGATCCGCCGAACAATGCGCAGAACCTGGCTCTTCTTCTCGGAAAAATTTTAAGAATAAATGTTGACGTTCCTTCGGGAGGACTAAATTATTCTATTCCGCCTGATAATCCTTTTGTGGATAGCACCGGAACTCAGCGAAAAGAAATTTATGCATGGGGATTCCGCAATCCCTGGAAATTTAATTTTGATTCCACCGGAAGAATGTGGTGCGCCGATGTAGGGCAGGGTTCTTATGAGGAAATTGACATTGTGAACAAAGGAAAGAATTACGGATGGAGAATTATGGAAGGTAATCATTGCTTTAATCCCGCAACTAACTGCGATACTAACGGACTTGTAAAACCGATTTTCGAATATCCGCACAGCGACGGACTATCAATCAACGGCGGATATGTAAGCTATGGAAACTCGCTGCCTAACTTGAAAGGAAAATATATTTATGGAGACTGGAGCAGCAAAAAAGTCTGGGCGCTTACCTATGATGGCATAAATCCGACAACTACTCAATTGCTCACTACTGCGGCTGCAAATATTGCGTCATTCGGAATGGATAAAAATAAAAATATTTATGTGCTTTGTACGGGTGACAGCAAAGTGTATAAACTTGTTGATAACACTGTAAGTGCAGAGCCGTATGAGACAAATTTACCTTCGGAATATTTATTAAAACAAAATTATCCGAATCCATTTAATCCTGTCACATATATTCAGTTTAACCTTAAAGAAAAATCTTATATCAGACTGGAAGTATTTAATCTGGAAGGAAAACAAGTTGGAGTAATTTTAAATGAAAACAAAGATGCAGGGGAGTATGGAGTGAGATTCGACGCCGCTAATTATCCAAGCGGAATTTATTATTATAAACTTACTGCGCAGGGTACTTCAGGCAGCAGTTTTGTCTCAACCAAAAAGATGGTGCTTTTAAAATAA
- a CDS encoding ABC transporter ATP-binding protein — MKAVEFNNITKSFGQLTVNDRITFSVEENTVHCLLGENGAGKSTLMKILFGSYKQDEGTIKIRGKEVNFKSPLDAIDEKIGMLYQHFMLIDDFTIWENVVIGNELSSAGKLDYKKIKARLNEIIDNYNLGLDINKKICDISISEEQKVELLKLLYRNSEILIFDEPTAVLSPVEVKEFFKIVEKFKADGKTIIFITHKLNEVKELADKVSVLRRGQLVYETDKDNIDVQKLGNEIIGNIEITESAPKLFTNEKNKKNYIELKDVSLIKDNVTVLDDVSISVKRYEIHGICGVEGNGQQELVDVIMQFEKDFDGVVIMKDEKVSIVPDDRYKRGMIKEFTIGENLILKKKKNGLITKNTVDSASQYIMKKYDVRAPSPETPLGSLSGGNQQKAIIAREIEVQQGTMIFYHPTRGVDINATAFIHSEIINLRNSGKAILLISSDLDELLKLSDRLSVMHKGKFIKTFSETELITDNRNNLLEEIGQLMIGYTHAK, encoded by the coding sequence TTGAAAGCAGTAGAGTTTAATAATATTACAAAAAGTTTCGGGCAGCTTACCGTTAACGATAGAATTACATTTTCGGTGGAAGAGAACACTGTGCATTGCCTCCTTGGTGAGAACGGCGCAGGAAAATCCACATTGATGAAAATTTTATTCGGGAGCTATAAGCAGGATGAGGGCACTATTAAGATCAGAGGGAAGGAAGTTAATTTCAAATCCCCTCTTGATGCAATTGATGAAAAAATCGGAATGCTGTATCAGCATTTCATGCTGATAGATGATTTTACCATATGGGAGAATGTTGTCATAGGAAATGAATTAAGTTCGGCAGGAAAACTTGATTATAAAAAAATCAAAGCGCGCCTTAATGAAATTATAGATAATTACAATCTTGGATTAGATATAAATAAAAAGATCTGTGATATAAGCATAAGTGAAGAGCAGAAAGTTGAGCTTTTGAAATTACTTTACAGAAACTCAGAGATTTTAATATTTGATGAACCCACAGCAGTGCTTTCACCTGTAGAGGTGAAAGAGTTTTTTAAAATTGTTGAGAAGTTTAAGGCTGACGGAAAGACAATTATTTTCATCACTCACAAGCTCAACGAAGTTAAAGAGCTAGCTGATAAAGTTTCAGTTTTGAGAAGAGGTCAGTTAGTTTACGAAACAGACAAAGATAATATCGATGTGCAAAAATTAGGAAATGAAATTATAGGGAACATTGAAATAACGGAATCAGCTCCTAAGTTATTCACCAACGAAAAGAACAAGAAAAATTATATCGAGTTGAAAGATGTGTCTTTGATAAAAGACAATGTGACGGTGCTGGATGATGTTTCTATATCTGTGAAGCGATATGAGATTCATGGAATATGCGGAGTTGAAGGCAACGGTCAGCAGGAATTGGTAGATGTCATTATGCAGTTTGAAAAAGATTTTGACGGCGTCGTAATTATGAAAGACGAAAAAGTTTCTATTGTACCTGATGACAGATATAAGAGAGGAATGATAAAAGAATTTACCATTGGAGAAAATCTTATTTTAAAGAAGAAAAAGAACGGGCTAATTACAAAAAATACAGTTGACTCTGCATCACAGTATATAATGAAAAAGTATGATGTACGCGCACCTTCACCTGAAACCCCGCTTGGTTCTTTATCCGGCGGCAATCAGCAGAAGGCAATCATTGCACGGGAAATTGAAGTGCAGCAAGGCACAATGATATTTTATCATCCCACAAGAGGGGTTGATATCAATGCAACTGCTTTTATTCACTCGGAAATAATTAATTTAAGAAACTCAGGTAAGGCAATATTGCTCATTTCATCAGATCTGGATGAGCTCTTAAAGTTATCCGACAGGTTAAGTGTAATGCATAAAGGAAAATTTATTAAGACTTTCAGTGAAACCGAATTAATAACTGATAACAGAAATAATCTGCTGGAAGAAATCGGACAATTAATGATAGGATACACGCATGCTAAGTAA
- the xerD gene encoding site-specific tyrosine recombinase XerD: MTQDFELSRKLFVNYLKHEKSLSENTIKSYKLDLEKLFDYLINVKLIEEVKKTREDDLIDFFKFANSSKEDSEEKFAIRTMSRYLSTFRSFFKFLEAEKNIDSNPVENIDSPKIARIIPEYLSIEEVDKILSKPDLSNKLGLRDKALLETMYGSGLRVSEAINLTVSNVFFKDEFIRVFGKGNKERIIPIGQTGLKFIDKYINESRASLRNSHSENFLFLNFRGKKLSRMGIYDIVKRYSREAEIEKDVHPHTLRHSFATHLLQGGADIRIIQEMLGHADIATTQIYTHTNRDYLIEVHKTFHPRG; encoded by the coding sequence ATGACGCAGGACTTTGAACTTTCACGCAAGCTGTTTGTAAATTATCTTAAGCACGAAAAATCTTTATCCGAAAATACAATTAAGTCATACAAATTAGACTTAGAAAAATTATTTGATTATTTAATAAATGTAAAGCTCATAGAAGAAGTAAAAAAAACCCGTGAGGATGATTTAATTGATTTCTTCAAGTTTGCAAATTCTTCCAAAGAAGATTCAGAGGAGAAATTTGCAATCCGTACAATGAGCAGATATCTTTCTACGTTTCGTTCGTTCTTTAAATTTCTAGAAGCGGAAAAAAATATTGATTCAAATCCTGTTGAGAATATAGACTCTCCCAAGATTGCAAGAATAATTCCTGAATATCTTTCAATTGAAGAGGTTGATAAAATTTTAAGTAAGCCTGATTTATCGAATAAACTCGGGCTGCGTGATAAAGCGCTGCTTGAAACTATGTACGGCTCAGGTTTGCGTGTAAGTGAGGCGATAAATTTAACTGTTTCAAATGTTTTTTTTAAAGACGAATTTATACGGGTTTTCGGAAAAGGAAATAAAGAAAGAATTATTCCGATAGGACAGACGGGATTAAAATTTATCGATAAGTACATAAACGAAAGCAGAGCATCACTGAGAAATTCACATTCAGAAAATTTTTTATTCCTGAACTTCAGAGGAAAGAAGCTTTCACGCATGGGAATTTATGATATTGTAAAAAGATACTCACGCGAAGCAGAAATTGAGAAAGATGTTCATCCGCATACATTAAGGCATTCGTTTGCAACACACCTTTTACAGGGAGGCGCAGATATAAGAATTATTCAGGAGATGCTGGGGCACGCCGATATTGCAACAACACAAATATACACACATACTAACAGAGATTATTTAATTGAAGTGCATAAAACTTTTCATCCGAGAGGATAA
- a CDS encoding HAD family phosphatase has protein sequence MYKALIFDLGNVVFNVDFSLIYKHWSELSGISFSKIKKYFENDKHFDMLERGDISAEEYRNITQKNLGMNLSDKDFDEGLTALYLNECDDINSLLKELKKNYRIIALSNTNIIHKRVWRKKYKDTMDQFEKIFSSHEINTRKPELKPYLIALAYLKMKPEEVIFLDDKEENIEPAKQLGMKTITVKSPAQMKNELRIELNQIMKI, from the coding sequence ATGTATAAAGCGCTGATATTCGATTTAGGTAACGTTGTATTCAATGTTGACTTCAGTTTAATTTATAAACACTGGTCAGAGTTATCAGGCATCTCCTTTTCTAAAATAAAAAAATATTTTGAAAACGATAAGCATTTTGATATGCTTGAACGTGGTGATATTTCTGCAGAAGAATACAGAAACATCACTCAGAAAAATTTAGGAATGAACTTATCCGATAAAGACTTTGATGAAGGTCTTACTGCATTATATTTAAATGAATGTGATGATATAAATTCTCTTTTAAAAGAGCTGAAGAAAAATTATAGGATAATTGCTCTATCCAATACGAATATAATTCATAAAAGAGTCTGGCGTAAAAAATATAAAGATACTATGGACCAGTTTGAAAAGATATTTTCCTCCCATGAAATAAATACGAGAAAGCCGGAGTTGAAACCATACTTAATTGCTCTGGCTTATTTAAAAATGAAGCCTGAAGAAGTAATTTTTTTAGATGATAAGGAAGAAAATATCGAGCCGGCTAAACAGCTAGGTATGAAAACCATCACTGTTAAATCACCGGCTCAAATGAAAAATGAATTGAGAATTGAGTTAAATCAAATAATGAAAATTTAA
- a CDS encoding ABC transporter permease — protein sequence MTPYYLGASAANFSERGGVINIAIEGFMTLSAFSFAMFSIITNNTTLSIFLAIIINLAFALLYSLFTVKLKINQIVTGVGFNILIAGLTKFLMMIIFHSSSNTDRFEGIQDNAFIGQIPVIGAILSDYIVLFAIILIFISSFVLFKTTFGLRLRSVGENPEAAESLGIKVRHYKVYGILISGFLASLAGIWLASEQKSFSDGMIAGRGYIALAAMIIGKWKPVNIFFASLIFAFFEALQISIQISGTPIPSQIIQMLPYLITILVLIGLIGKTKPPAADGVPY from the coding sequence ATGACACCATATTATCTTGGGGCATCTGCAGCAAATTTTTCCGAGCGTGGCGGCGTAATAAATATTGCTATCGAAGGTTTTATGACTCTCTCCGCATTCTCATTTGCAATGTTCAGCATCATTACTAACAACACAACTCTTTCTATTTTTTTAGCAATAATAATTAATCTGGCATTCGCGCTACTATATTCACTCTTCACAGTGAAATTAAAAATAAATCAGATTGTAACAGGTGTCGGATTTAATATTCTCATTGCAGGACTCACGAAATTTTTAATGATGATTATTTTCCACAGCTCAAGCAATACGGACAGATTCGAAGGAATTCAGGACAATGCTTTCATAGGGCAGATACCCGTTATTGGCGCTATTCTTTCGGACTACATAGTTTTATTTGCAATTATTTTAATATTCATTTCAAGCTTTGTCTTATTCAAAACTACTTTCGGATTAAGATTAAGAAGCGTGGGTGAAAATCCCGAAGCAGCTGAATCCCTCGGGATAAAAGTAAGACACTACAAAGTTTACGGAATTTTAATCAGCGGATTTCTTGCATCGCTTGCGGGCATCTGGCTAGCTTCGGAGCAGAAATCTTTTAGCGACGGAATGATAGCAGGGCGTGGTTACATTGCCCTTGCCGCAATGATTATAGGTAAATGGAAACCCGTAAATATATTCTTCGCTTCGTTAATATTTGCTTTCTTTGAAGCTTTGCAAATCTCAATTCAGATATCGGGAACTCCGATACCTTCTCAGATAATTCAGATGCTTCCTTACTTAATTACTATTTTAGTATTGATAGGATTAATAGGAAAAACAAAACCGCCTGCAGCTGACGGCGTGCCGTATTAG
- a CDS encoding HDIG domain-containing protein: MASINENRNNFFHLPEGFNFKTSKTAKLIIGIITIIIISLMLPSYKNIDTEYEVGTIWSKEDLIAPFSFPIYKDEADYEKEKQEARQSVNPVFDEQNKNNTTADSLSIFFRSLSNIFRDASELEKNNQGGLKSSRLEKPLAEISAVLSPEDVTWLYLLYKKENSNTTITFDAFRNAVENAAQENYYNNVINISKDSLRSSRLSVKKENVKVQLSEDKSNVIDKKELMNMMSERLRNSVKDSAYTVIAKKILSAFVRENLIYNKELTDLEIQNKIEKIPNTIGIVKGNERIVSKHDPINKNTKLKLDSYKKVRVEKLGVEDYFVQYIGKVLTVLILALLTAFFLYYIRKNIYDNNNMLILLSSLIILVCFLAFISLKITVNAPVEYLIFVSVASILLTILFDSRLSFYMTIINCFLVASIRGGDYTIAFVSFCGCVLAIFSVQNIKNRSQIFRSVYFMLIGYSISILAVGLDKTEDTSKILLQLLFGGINSMLSPIIAYGLLIFYERTFKITTDLTLLELSDFNHPLLKELSSKAPGTFHHSIVMGNLSEAAAEAIGANSTLARVGCYYHDIGKTLKPQYFIENQLDHNKHENLNPNISTKLIISHVKDGIELAKKYNLPQEIVDFIPMHHGTTLVSYFFHKAKFNAKSEEISDYIYRYPGPKPQTKETGIVMLADAIEASTRAIEEPTPQKIENRIDDVIKARFMEGELDECELTFKDLTKIKQAFIKILVGIHHHRIKYPEQKKLEFKSKVY, encoded by the coding sequence ATGGCAAGCATAAACGAAAACAGAAATAATTTTTTTCATCTACCCGAGGGGTTTAATTTCAAGACGAGCAAAACTGCAAAGCTCATCATTGGGATTATTACTATTATCATTATCTCCCTCATGCTGCCAAGCTATAAAAATATTGATACTGAATACGAAGTCGGAACTATCTGGTCTAAAGAAGATCTTATTGCGCCGTTCTCCTTCCCTATTTACAAAGATGAAGCCGATTACGAAAAAGAAAAACAGGAAGCACGGCAGAGTGTTAATCCCGTCTTCGATGAACAGAATAAAAACAATACAACTGCAGACAGCTTATCAATTTTCTTCAGAAGTCTTTCAAACATATTCCGTGATGCAAGTGAGCTTGAAAAAAATAATCAGGGCGGACTGAAATCTTCGCGACTAGAAAAGCCGCTGGCAGAAATAAGCGCCGTCTTATCTCCCGAAGATGTTACATGGCTCTATCTTCTCTACAAAAAAGAAAATTCAAATACGACTATTACATTCGATGCATTCCGAAATGCAGTAGAAAACGCCGCTCAGGAAAATTATTACAACAATGTAATTAATATCAGTAAGGATTCGCTACGTTCATCAAGGTTATCAGTAAAAAAAGAAAATGTCAAAGTTCAGCTTTCAGAGGATAAATCTAACGTCATCGATAAAAAAGAACTGATGAACATGATGTCGGAGAGATTAAGAAATTCTGTAAAAGACTCTGCATATACTGTCATTGCAAAAAAAATACTCTCTGCCTTTGTAAGGGAAAATTTGATTTACAATAAAGAGCTGACCGATTTAGAGATTCAGAACAAGATTGAAAAAATTCCGAACACAATCGGTATCGTAAAAGGAAACGAAAGAATAGTAAGCAAGCACGACCCGATAAATAAAAACACAAAGTTAAAGCTGGACTCGTATAAGAAAGTCCGCGTTGAAAAGCTGGGTGTCGAAGATTATTTCGTTCAGTACATAGGTAAAGTTCTCACTGTACTTATTCTTGCGTTACTAACTGCATTCTTTCTTTATTATATACGAAAGAATATTTACGATAATAACAATATGCTTATTTTGTTATCGTCGCTTATTATTCTGGTTTGTTTCCTTGCATTCATAAGTTTAAAAATTACTGTAAACGCTCCGGTTGAATATCTCATCTTCGTATCTGTTGCATCTATTCTTCTTACAATTTTATTTGATTCAAGATTGTCATTCTATATGACAATTATTAACTGCTTCCTTGTTGCATCAATCCGCGGCGGTGATTACACAATTGCATTCGTTTCGTTCTGCGGATGCGTTCTTGCAATTTTCAGCGTACAGAATATAAAGAACAGGTCGCAGATTTTCCGCTCCGTTTACTTTATGCTGATAGGATATTCCATTTCCATTCTCGCAGTGGGACTTGATAAGACAGAAGACACATCAAAAATTTTACTTCAGCTTTTATTCGGCGGAATAAATTCAATGCTATCCCCTATTATTGCATACGGACTTTTGATTTTCTATGAGCGTACTTTTAAAATTACAACTGACTTAACATTACTTGAATTATCCGATTTCAATCATCCCTTATTAAAAGAGTTATCGTCTAAAGCTCCCGGAACGTTCCATCACAGTATTGTTATGGGAAATTTATCTGAAGCTGCTGCTGAGGCAATCGGAGCAAACTCAACCCTTGCAAGAGTAGGATGTTATTATCACGATATCGGCAAAACATTAAAGCCACAGTATTTTATAGAGAACCAGCTTGACCATAATAAGCACGAGAATTTAAATCCGAATATAAGCACTAAGCTTATTATCTCTCACGTAAAGGATGGCATTGAGCTTGCGAAAAAATATAATCTCCCTCAGGAGATAGTTGATTTTATTCCAATGCATCACGGCACAACATTAGTTTCATATTTTTTTCATAAGGCAAAGTTTAATGCAAAGTCAGAGGAAATTTCAGATTATATATACCGATACCCCGGACCAAAGCCGCAGACGAAGGAAACGGGAATTGTAATGCTTGCAGATGCAATTGAAGCGAGTACACGAGCAATTGAAGAACCGACTCCCCAGAAAATTGAGAATAGAATTGACGATGTGATAAAAGCAAGATTCATGGAAGGCGAGCTTGATGAATGTGAACTCACTTTCAAAGACTTAACAAAAATAAAGCAGGCATTCATTAAAATATTAGTGGGTATTCATCATCACAGAATAAAATATCCCGAGCAGAAGAAATTAGAGTTTAAATCAAAAGTTTATTAA
- a CDS encoding ABC transporter permease: MLSKFSISARANIISISLSLLATFLITVILILLIGKNPLPVFGTMFSEVFFSGYGIGQTLFKATPLIICGCGLAFCFHAAIFNIGAEGQLNAGAFTMALIALKLDWLPWYLTIIVCIIVSFGVSAFFGLIPAIIKIKKSVSEVITTIMMNFIIMALINYFLVDFFAAKSSMHTEKISDNLMLMKFSSMFSFFQGSSLNICFLIALALAFISYIIIYKTKFGYEIRAVGFNPSASKYIGTSSDRIIILTFIIGAGITSLTGLNFVMGYKGFYEYGFSNNVGFTAIAVALLARNNPIGIIFSSILFGVLDFGGLAVNDMVPKEIVLVVQGVIILTILSINTIVDKKYNLKR, translated from the coding sequence ATGCTAAGTAAATTTTCAATTTCTGCCAGGGCAAATATTATTTCCATCTCTTTATCACTTCTTGCAACATTTCTGATAACGGTAATTTTGATTTTACTCATAGGTAAAAATCCCCTGCCTGTATTTGGTACAATGTTCTCCGAAGTTTTTTTCAGCGGGTATGGTATAGGTCAGACACTTTTTAAAGCGACGCCGTTAATAATCTGCGGATGCGGACTTGCATTCTGTTTTCACGCAGCAATTTTTAATATCGGCGCAGAAGGCCAGTTAAACGCAGGTGCCTTTACAATGGCGCTTATTGCATTAAAGCTGGATTGGCTTCCATGGTATCTAACTATTATAGTTTGCATCATTGTTTCATTCGGAGTAAGCGCTTTCTTCGGATTAATTCCTGCAATTATAAAAATCAAAAAAAGTGTTAGTGAAGTTATAACTACTATAATGATGAACTTCATTATAATGGCTCTGATAAATTATTTCCTCGTTGATTTTTTTGCAGCAAAGTCATCTATGCATACTGAGAAAATTTCAGATAACTTAATGCTCATGAAATTTTCTTCAATGTTTTCATTCTTCCAGGGTTCATCTCTGAATATCTGTTTCTTAATCGCGCTTGCGCTTGCATTCATTTCATATATTATAATTTATAAAACAAAATTCGGCTACGAAATAAGAGCTGTGGGTTTTAATCCTTCAGCATCTAAATACATCGGTACATCTTCCGATAGAATAATCATTCTCACTTTCATAATAGGCGCAGGGATAACAAGTTTAACAGGATTAAATTTCGTGATGGGATATAAGGGATTTTATGAATATGGATTTTCAAACAACGTTGGCTTTACTGCAATTGCCGTAGCGCTGCTTGCAAGAAATAATCCCATTGGAATTATTTTCTCTTCAATTTTATTTGGAGTGCTGGATTTCGGCGGTCTTGCTGTGAACGATATGGTGCCTAAGGAAATTGTTTTAGTTGTGCAAGGAGTGATAATTCTTACAATACTTTCAATCAATACTATTGTAGATAAAAAATATAATTTAAAGAGGTAG